A portion of the Salvelinus alpinus chromosome 33, SLU_Salpinus.1, whole genome shotgun sequence genome contains these proteins:
- the LOC139563051 gene encoding growth arrest-specific protein 1-like, with protein MKSWCSALALFSSVLLALDAQLICWQALLRCHEEADCELAYSQYLAACEGNIRGTRRQCPSHCINALIRLNHTRNGPYLERCDCGQDMECRDAKRAIEPCLPRRYPGDTGGIGCTEARQRCEEDTGCHSSLTAYLSYCGQLFNGRKCSSRCKATIQQMLFIPNGMLLNQCVCDGVERPFCEVVKENMSKLCQIGDHSVISDQADMDDMYEDEDYDSKTEEICPPDSNSSSPQLSSYMALLCITLARIFY; from the coding sequence ATGAAAAGTTGGTGCAGCGCTCTGGCGCTCTTCTCATCGGTGCTGTTGGCGCTAGATGCCCAGTTAATATGTTGGCAAGCCCTGCTCCGATGCCATGAGGAGGCAGACTGTGAGCTTGCATACAGCCAGTATCTAGCCGCCTGTGAAGGAAACATCAGAGGCACCAGGAGGCAATGCCCCAGCCACTGTATCAACGCGTTGATAAGACTGAATCACACCCGCAATGGCCCTTACCTCGAAAGGTGTGACTGTGGTCAGGACATGGAGTGTAGGGATGCAAAGCGGGCGATTGAGCCATGCCTCCCCCGGAGGTATCCTGGAGACACGGGGGGGATAGGATGCACAGAGGCCCGTCAACGATGCGAGGAGGACACCGGCTGCCACTCCTCCCTGACAGCCTACTTGTCTTACTGTGGGCAACTCTTCAACGGCAGGAAATGCTCGTCCAGGTGCAAGGCCACAATACAACAGATGctattcatcccaaatggcatgctACTAAACCAGTGTGTGTGCGACGGGGTGGAAAGGCCGTTCTGTGAGGTAGTCAAGGAGAACATGAGCAAACTGTGCCAGATTGGAGACCACAGTGTTATTTCAGACCAGGCAGATATGGACGATATGTATGAGGATGAAGATTATGATTCGAAAACAGAGGAGATATGTCCTCCTGACTCAAATTCTAGTTCCCCGCAGTTGTCGAGCTATATGGCCTTATTATGCATCACTCTTGCACGGATATTCTATTGA